A window of Vidua chalybeata isolate OUT-0048 chromosome 27, bVidCha1 merged haplotype, whole genome shotgun sequence contains these coding sequences:
- the SUGP2 gene encoding SURP and G-patch domain-containing protein 2 isoform X4 has translation MASRRITREAFEAVVQDKVKRYRMERSGAAGDAVHPFKAHSRPLPRPRYNESFHHDGRFPHANCQSEEWSGDPGEDYPGENYPGEDYPGENYPGENYPGPSYRAASPLLRKENYFHGHFSRPAPREREFARDYGKFGRAAAPGREYGQRDYQQGYGPPGPWGAGGPHGAEFGSPDVLGDFRSPGLMEEEYGSVEDQEYEAEFGAPDGEFRPPLRRGGVGRGRVLRGKRLAGGVVKPKVFKGDLKSPLKKWSLKKPQPGLDPKALDQPLEVAERPGPKLPPHPVAAQRPVLRLPKPAHVFRNLNFDLVDKSDIFSTFGIEIIKWAGFHAIKNDAEFSRLFGALFELETETCAKMLASFKCSLRPEHRDYCFFTIKSLQHAALKTPKVDNEFLNMLLDKGAVKTKNCFFEIIKPFDKYIMRLQDRLLKGVTPLLMACNAYELSVKTNGFGDPREMANAFETTVSLCRKSLALLGQTFALASVFRQEKILEAVGLQEMAPAPTSFPNFDDSTLFGREYIENLKAWLEKSGYPIQMKKGEAEPAEQLKAASPDSTAPQRADRKVVDTIEQLVSSIVSGTLSAKDRSAQKNSPEYWFLSDEESLEYKYYRLRLSEVQRRSLPGEGAAPESLRALLYARRVASIKKRLFKGKKKPAFVPPRASRARKVRRASRGTQTVLSAGTVLKHPDQNLPGAAQAKVALAEPGLAQAGLGATSASQGASSSQVAVPAEEEAGPEGPAASPELLPALGSQFPDVDAKTMETAEKLARFVAQVGPEIEQFSIDNSADNPDLWFLQDPTSPAFKFYRMKVFQLCPSITFSPEAAEAATAAGTALENEEDEEEEEEEEEEEEEEEEAEFEPSQPQGDEEEEEEEDEEDVAAGRRVANLEEDLVSRAGEEMSGGEVQLSSPSDGAVPNLSTQAPGPAPGARFPRKRVSSKSLKVGMIPAPKRICLIQEPKVHEPVRIAYDRPRGCPATKKKKKAKDVEEPQKRLSPRNSKIPFKERKFL, from the exons ATGGCCTCTCGGAGGATCACCCGCGAGGCGTTCGAGGCCGTGGTGCAGGACAAAGTTAAGCGGTACCGCATGGAGCGGAGCGGTGCCGCGGGGGACGCCGTCCATCCGTTCAAAG CTCACTCCCggccgctgccccggccccgctaCAACGAGAGCTTCCACCACGACGGGCGCTTCCCTCACGCCAACTGCCAGAGCGAGGAGTGGAGCGGCGACCCCGGGGAGGATTACCCCGGGGAGAACTACCCCGGGGAGGATTACCCCGGGGAGAACTACCCCGGGGAGAACTACCCCGGCCCTTCCTACAGAGCCGCCAGCCCCCTGCTCCGCAAGGAGAATTATTTCCACGGACACTTCTCCCGGCCCGCGCCGCGGGAGCGGGAATTCGCCCGGGATTACGGGAAGTTTGGCCGCGCGGCTGCCCCCGGCCGGGAGTACGGGCAGCGGGATTACCAGCAGGGTTACGGCCCCCCGGGTCCCTGGGGAGCCGGCGGGCCGCACGGAGCCGAGTTCGGCTCCCCGGATGTTCTAGGGGATTTCAGGTCGCCCGGGCTGATGGAGGAGGAGTACGGCAGCGTGGAGGACCAGGAGTACGAGGCGGAGTTCGGGGCGCCCGACGGCGAGTTCCGGCCGCCGCTGCGCAGGGGAGGCGTGGGCAGGGGCAGAGTCCTGAGGGGGAAGCGCCTGGCCGGGGGGGTGGTGAAACCCAAGGTGTTCAAAGGAGACCTCAAAAGCCCCCTCAAGAAGTGGAGCTTGAAGAAGCCCCAGCCAGGCCTGGATCCCAAAGCTCTGGATCAGCCTCTGGAAGTGGCCGAGCGCCCCGGCCCCAAGCTGCCCCCGCACCCCGTGGCAGCCCAGAGACCCGTCCTGAGGCTGCCGAAGCCCGCCCACGTCTTCAGGAACCTCAACTTCGACCTGGTGGATAAATCTGACATTTTCTCCACCTTCGGCATCGAGATCATCAAGTGGGCCGGGTTCCACGCCATCAAAAACGACGCCGAGTTCTCGCGGCTCTTCGGGGCGCTCTTCGAGCTGGAGACTGAGACCTGTGCCAAGATGTTGGCCTCCTTCAAGTGCTCCCTGAGGCCAGAGCACAGAGATTATTGCTTTTTCACCATCAAGAGCTTGCAGCACGCCGCCCTGAAAACCCCCAAGGTGGACAACGAGTTCTTGAACATGCTGCTGGACAAGGGGGCCGTGAAAACCAAGAATTGCTTCTTCGAGATCATCAAACCTTTTGATAAATACATCATGAGGCTCCAGGACCGCCTCCTCAAGGGGGTGACCCCGCTGCTGATGGCCTGCAACGCCTACGAGCTGAGCGTTAAAACCAACGGCTTTGGCGACCCCAGGGAAATGGCCAACGCCTTCGAGACCACCGTGTCCCTGTGCCGGAaatccctggccctgctgggccAGACCTTTGCCCTGGCCTCTGTGTTCAGGCAGGAGAAAATCCTGGAGGCCgtggggctgcaggagatggCGCCGGCGCCGACGTCCTTCCCAAATTTCGACGATTCCACGCTCTTTGGGAGGGAGTACATCGAGAACTTGAAGGCTTGGCTGGAGAAGAGTGGGTATCCCATCCAGATGAAAAAAGGGGAGGCCGAGCCCGCGGAGCAGCTCAAAGCGGCCTCCCCCGACAGCACAG ccccccaacGAGCTGACAGGAAAGTTGTGGACACAATTGAGCAGCTGGTGAGCAGCATCGTGTCAGGAACTTTGTCTGCCAAGGACAGGAGTGCTCAGAAGAACTCTCCTGAATACTG GTTCCTGTCCGACGAGGAGAGCCTGGAGTACAAATACTACAGGCTGAGGCTGTCAGAGGTGCAGAGGAGGAGCCtgcctggggaaggagctgccccAGAGTCCCTGCGGGCCCTGCTCTACGCCAGGAGAGTGGCCAGCATCAAAAAGAGActtttcaaggggaaaaaaaaacctgcctttGTCCCTCCCCgtgccagcagggccaggaagGTGAGGAGGGCAAGCAGGGGCACCCAGACCGTGCTGTCAGCTGGGACAGTGCTGAAGCACCCAGACCAAAATCTTCCAGGTGCAGCCCAGGCCAAGGTTGCCCTGGCAGAGCCCGGGCTGGCCCAGGCTGGCCTGGGTGCCACCTCGGCCTCCCaaggtgccagcagctcccaggtggCCgtgccagcagaggaggaggcaggTCCTGAGGgtccagcagcatctcctgagctcctgccagccctgggctctcAGTTTCCTGATG TGGATGCCAAAACCATGGAAACTGCAGAGAAACTCGCCAGGTTTGTGGCTCAGGTAGGGCCAGAGATTGAGCAGTTCAGCATTGACAACAGTGCAGACAACCCCGACCTCTG GTTCCTCCAGGATCCCACCAGCCCCGCCTTCAAATTCTACCGCATGAAagttttccagctgtgcccctcCATCACCTTCAGCCCCGAGGCTGCAgaagctgccacagctgcagggacagccctggagaacgaggaggacgaggaggaagaagaggaagaagaagaagaagaagaagaagaggaagaagctgAGTTTGAACCCTCCCAACCTCAGggggacgaggaggaggaggaggaggaggatgaggaggacgTGGCAGCAGGTAGAAGGGTGGCAAACCTAGAGGAAGATTTGGTGtccagagcaggagaggagatgTCAGGAGGTGAAGtgcagctctccagcccctctgacGGCGCTGTCCCAAATCTGTCGACACAGGcacccggcccggcccccggcgCGCGCTTCCCCCGCAAAAGGGTCAGCTCCAAGTCCCTGAAAGTGGGCATGATCCCTGCCCCAAAAAGGATCTGCCTCATCCAGGAGCCCAAAG TGCATGAGCCTGTCAGGATTGCCTATGACAGACCCCGGGGCTGCCCTgccacaaagaagaaaaag aaagcCAAGGATGTGGAGGAGCCCCAGAAGAGGCTGAGCCCCAGGAACTCAAAAATCCCtttcaaagaaaggaaattcctttaa
- the SUGP2 gene encoding SURP and G-patch domain-containing protein 2 isoform X5 has translation MASRRITREAFEAVVQDKVKRYRMERSGAAGDAVHPFKAHSRPLPRPRYNESFHHDGRFPHANCQSEEWSGDPGEDYPGENYPGEDYPGENYPGENYPGPSYRAASPLLRKENYFHGHFSRPAPREREFARDYGKFGRAAAPGREYGQRDYQQGYGPPGPWGAGGPHGAEFGSPDVLGDFRSPGLMEEEYGSVEDQEYEAEFGAPDGEFRPPLRRGGVGRGRVLRGKRLAGGVVKPKVFKGDLKSPLKKWSLKKPQPGLDPKALDQPLEVAERPGPKLPPHPVAAQRPVLRLPKPAHVFRNLNFDLVDKSDIFSTFGIEIIKWAGFHAIKNDAEFSRLFGALFELETETCAKMLASFKCSLRPEHRDYCFFTIKSLQHAALKTPKVDNEFLNMLLDKGAVKTKNCFFEIIKPFDKYIMRLQDRLLKGVTPLLMACNAYELSVKTNGFGDPREMANAFETTVSLCRKSLALLGQTFALASVFRQEKILEAVGLQEMAPAPTSFPNFDDSTLFGREYIENLKAWLEKSGYPIQMKKGEAEPAEQLKAASPDSTAPQRADRKVVDTIEQLVSSIVSGTLSAKDRSAQKNSPEYWFLSDEESLEYKYYRLRLSEVQRRSLPGEGAAPESLRALLYARRVASIKKRLFKGKKKPAFVPPRASRARKVRRASRGTQTVLSAGTVLKHPDQNLPGAAQAKVALAEPGLAQAGLGATSASQGASSSQVAVPAEEEAGPEGPAASPELLPALGSQFPDVDAKTMETAEKLARFVAQVGPEIEQFSIDNSADNPDLWFLQDPTSPAFKFYRMKVFQLCPSITFSPEAAEAATAAGTALENEEDEEEEEEEEEEEEEEEEAEFEPSQPQGDEEEEEEEDEEDVAAGRRVANLEEDLVSRAGEEMSGGEVQLSSPSDGAVPNLSTQAPGPAPGARFPRKRVSSKSLKVGMIPAPKRICLIQEPKAPSP, from the exons ATGGCCTCTCGGAGGATCACCCGCGAGGCGTTCGAGGCCGTGGTGCAGGACAAAGTTAAGCGGTACCGCATGGAGCGGAGCGGTGCCGCGGGGGACGCCGTCCATCCGTTCAAAG CTCACTCCCggccgctgccccggccccgctaCAACGAGAGCTTCCACCACGACGGGCGCTTCCCTCACGCCAACTGCCAGAGCGAGGAGTGGAGCGGCGACCCCGGGGAGGATTACCCCGGGGAGAACTACCCCGGGGAGGATTACCCCGGGGAGAACTACCCCGGGGAGAACTACCCCGGCCCTTCCTACAGAGCCGCCAGCCCCCTGCTCCGCAAGGAGAATTATTTCCACGGACACTTCTCCCGGCCCGCGCCGCGGGAGCGGGAATTCGCCCGGGATTACGGGAAGTTTGGCCGCGCGGCTGCCCCCGGCCGGGAGTACGGGCAGCGGGATTACCAGCAGGGTTACGGCCCCCCGGGTCCCTGGGGAGCCGGCGGGCCGCACGGAGCCGAGTTCGGCTCCCCGGATGTTCTAGGGGATTTCAGGTCGCCCGGGCTGATGGAGGAGGAGTACGGCAGCGTGGAGGACCAGGAGTACGAGGCGGAGTTCGGGGCGCCCGACGGCGAGTTCCGGCCGCCGCTGCGCAGGGGAGGCGTGGGCAGGGGCAGAGTCCTGAGGGGGAAGCGCCTGGCCGGGGGGGTGGTGAAACCCAAGGTGTTCAAAGGAGACCTCAAAAGCCCCCTCAAGAAGTGGAGCTTGAAGAAGCCCCAGCCAGGCCTGGATCCCAAAGCTCTGGATCAGCCTCTGGAAGTGGCCGAGCGCCCCGGCCCCAAGCTGCCCCCGCACCCCGTGGCAGCCCAGAGACCCGTCCTGAGGCTGCCGAAGCCCGCCCACGTCTTCAGGAACCTCAACTTCGACCTGGTGGATAAATCTGACATTTTCTCCACCTTCGGCATCGAGATCATCAAGTGGGCCGGGTTCCACGCCATCAAAAACGACGCCGAGTTCTCGCGGCTCTTCGGGGCGCTCTTCGAGCTGGAGACTGAGACCTGTGCCAAGATGTTGGCCTCCTTCAAGTGCTCCCTGAGGCCAGAGCACAGAGATTATTGCTTTTTCACCATCAAGAGCTTGCAGCACGCCGCCCTGAAAACCCCCAAGGTGGACAACGAGTTCTTGAACATGCTGCTGGACAAGGGGGCCGTGAAAACCAAGAATTGCTTCTTCGAGATCATCAAACCTTTTGATAAATACATCATGAGGCTCCAGGACCGCCTCCTCAAGGGGGTGACCCCGCTGCTGATGGCCTGCAACGCCTACGAGCTGAGCGTTAAAACCAACGGCTTTGGCGACCCCAGGGAAATGGCCAACGCCTTCGAGACCACCGTGTCCCTGTGCCGGAaatccctggccctgctgggccAGACCTTTGCCCTGGCCTCTGTGTTCAGGCAGGAGAAAATCCTGGAGGCCgtggggctgcaggagatggCGCCGGCGCCGACGTCCTTCCCAAATTTCGACGATTCCACGCTCTTTGGGAGGGAGTACATCGAGAACTTGAAGGCTTGGCTGGAGAAGAGTGGGTATCCCATCCAGATGAAAAAAGGGGAGGCCGAGCCCGCGGAGCAGCTCAAAGCGGCCTCCCCCGACAGCACAG ccccccaacGAGCTGACAGGAAAGTTGTGGACACAATTGAGCAGCTGGTGAGCAGCATCGTGTCAGGAACTTTGTCTGCCAAGGACAGGAGTGCTCAGAAGAACTCTCCTGAATACTG GTTCCTGTCCGACGAGGAGAGCCTGGAGTACAAATACTACAGGCTGAGGCTGTCAGAGGTGCAGAGGAGGAGCCtgcctggggaaggagctgccccAGAGTCCCTGCGGGCCCTGCTCTACGCCAGGAGAGTGGCCAGCATCAAAAAGAGActtttcaaggggaaaaaaaaacctgcctttGTCCCTCCCCgtgccagcagggccaggaagGTGAGGAGGGCAAGCAGGGGCACCCAGACCGTGCTGTCAGCTGGGACAGTGCTGAAGCACCCAGACCAAAATCTTCCAGGTGCAGCCCAGGCCAAGGTTGCCCTGGCAGAGCCCGGGCTGGCCCAGGCTGGCCTGGGTGCCACCTCGGCCTCCCaaggtgccagcagctcccaggtggCCgtgccagcagaggaggaggcaggTCCTGAGGgtccagcagcatctcctgagctcctgccagccctgggctctcAGTTTCCTGATG TGGATGCCAAAACCATGGAAACTGCAGAGAAACTCGCCAGGTTTGTGGCTCAGGTAGGGCCAGAGATTGAGCAGTTCAGCATTGACAACAGTGCAGACAACCCCGACCTCTG GTTCCTCCAGGATCCCACCAGCCCCGCCTTCAAATTCTACCGCATGAAagttttccagctgtgcccctcCATCACCTTCAGCCCCGAGGCTGCAgaagctgccacagctgcagggacagccctggagaacgaggaggacgaggaggaagaagaggaagaagaagaagaagaagaagaagaggaagaagctgAGTTTGAACCCTCCCAACCTCAGggggacgaggaggaggaggaggaggaggatgaggaggacgTGGCAGCAGGTAGAAGGGTGGCAAACCTAGAGGAAGATTTGGTGtccagagcaggagaggagatgTCAGGAGGTGAAGtgcagctctccagcccctctgacGGCGCTGTCCCAAATCTGTCGACACAGGcacccggcccggcccccggcgCGCGCTTCCCCCGCAAAAGGGTCAGCTCCAAGTCCCTGAAAGTGGGCATGATCCCTGCCCCAAAAAGGATCTGCCTCATCCAGGAGCCCAAAG CTCCAAGTCCCTGA
- the SUGP2 gene encoding SURP and G-patch domain-containing protein 2 isoform X6 yields MASRRITREAFEAVVQDKVKRYRMERSGAAGDAVHPFKAHSRPLPRPRYNESFHHDGRFPHANCQSEEWSGDPGEDYPGENYPGEDYPGENYPGENYPGPSYRAASPLLRKENYFHGHFSRPAPREREFARDYGKFGRAAAPGREYGQRDYQQGYGPPGPWGAGGPHGAEFGSPDVLGDFRSPGLMEEEYGSVEDQEYEAEFGAPDGEFRPPLRRGGVGRGRVLRGKRLAGGVVKPKVFKGDLKSPLKKWSLKKPQPGLDPKALDQPLEVAERPGPKLPPHPVAAQRPVLRLPKPAHVFRNLNFDLVDKSDIFSTFGIEIIKWAGFHAIKNDAEFSRLFGALFELETETCAKMLASFKCSLRPEHRDYCFFTIKSLQHAALKTPKVDNEFLNMLLDKGAVKTKNCFFEIIKPFDKYIMRLQDRLLKGVTPLLMACNAYELSVKTNGFGDPREMANAFETTVSLCRKSLALLGQTFALASVFRQEKILEAVGLQEMAPAPTSFPNFDDSTLFGREYIENLKAWLEKSGYPIQMKKGEAEPAEQLKAASPDSTAPQRADRKVVDTIEQLVSSIVSGTLSAKDRSAQKNSPEYWFLSDEESLEYKYYRLRLSEVQRRSLPGEGAAPESLRALLYARRVASIKKRLFKGKKKPAFVPPRASRARKVRRASRGTQTVLSAGTVLKHPDQNLPGAAQAKVALAEPGLAQAGLGATSASQGASSSQVAVPAEEEAGPEGPAASPELLPALGSQFPDVDAKTMETAEKLARFVAQVGPEIEQFSIDNSADNPDLWFLQDPTSPAFKFYRMKVFQLCPSITFSPEAAEAATAAGTALENEEDEEEEEEEEEEEEEEEEAEFEPSQPQGDEEEEEEEDEEDVAAGTRPGPRRALPPQKGQLQVPESGHDPCPKKDLPHPGAQSA; encoded by the exons ATGGCCTCTCGGAGGATCACCCGCGAGGCGTTCGAGGCCGTGGTGCAGGACAAAGTTAAGCGGTACCGCATGGAGCGGAGCGGTGCCGCGGGGGACGCCGTCCATCCGTTCAAAG CTCACTCCCggccgctgccccggccccgctaCAACGAGAGCTTCCACCACGACGGGCGCTTCCCTCACGCCAACTGCCAGAGCGAGGAGTGGAGCGGCGACCCCGGGGAGGATTACCCCGGGGAGAACTACCCCGGGGAGGATTACCCCGGGGAGAACTACCCCGGGGAGAACTACCCCGGCCCTTCCTACAGAGCCGCCAGCCCCCTGCTCCGCAAGGAGAATTATTTCCACGGACACTTCTCCCGGCCCGCGCCGCGGGAGCGGGAATTCGCCCGGGATTACGGGAAGTTTGGCCGCGCGGCTGCCCCCGGCCGGGAGTACGGGCAGCGGGATTACCAGCAGGGTTACGGCCCCCCGGGTCCCTGGGGAGCCGGCGGGCCGCACGGAGCCGAGTTCGGCTCCCCGGATGTTCTAGGGGATTTCAGGTCGCCCGGGCTGATGGAGGAGGAGTACGGCAGCGTGGAGGACCAGGAGTACGAGGCGGAGTTCGGGGCGCCCGACGGCGAGTTCCGGCCGCCGCTGCGCAGGGGAGGCGTGGGCAGGGGCAGAGTCCTGAGGGGGAAGCGCCTGGCCGGGGGGGTGGTGAAACCCAAGGTGTTCAAAGGAGACCTCAAAAGCCCCCTCAAGAAGTGGAGCTTGAAGAAGCCCCAGCCAGGCCTGGATCCCAAAGCTCTGGATCAGCCTCTGGAAGTGGCCGAGCGCCCCGGCCCCAAGCTGCCCCCGCACCCCGTGGCAGCCCAGAGACCCGTCCTGAGGCTGCCGAAGCCCGCCCACGTCTTCAGGAACCTCAACTTCGACCTGGTGGATAAATCTGACATTTTCTCCACCTTCGGCATCGAGATCATCAAGTGGGCCGGGTTCCACGCCATCAAAAACGACGCCGAGTTCTCGCGGCTCTTCGGGGCGCTCTTCGAGCTGGAGACTGAGACCTGTGCCAAGATGTTGGCCTCCTTCAAGTGCTCCCTGAGGCCAGAGCACAGAGATTATTGCTTTTTCACCATCAAGAGCTTGCAGCACGCCGCCCTGAAAACCCCCAAGGTGGACAACGAGTTCTTGAACATGCTGCTGGACAAGGGGGCCGTGAAAACCAAGAATTGCTTCTTCGAGATCATCAAACCTTTTGATAAATACATCATGAGGCTCCAGGACCGCCTCCTCAAGGGGGTGACCCCGCTGCTGATGGCCTGCAACGCCTACGAGCTGAGCGTTAAAACCAACGGCTTTGGCGACCCCAGGGAAATGGCCAACGCCTTCGAGACCACCGTGTCCCTGTGCCGGAaatccctggccctgctgggccAGACCTTTGCCCTGGCCTCTGTGTTCAGGCAGGAGAAAATCCTGGAGGCCgtggggctgcaggagatggCGCCGGCGCCGACGTCCTTCCCAAATTTCGACGATTCCACGCTCTTTGGGAGGGAGTACATCGAGAACTTGAAGGCTTGGCTGGAGAAGAGTGGGTATCCCATCCAGATGAAAAAAGGGGAGGCCGAGCCCGCGGAGCAGCTCAAAGCGGCCTCCCCCGACAGCACAG ccccccaacGAGCTGACAGGAAAGTTGTGGACACAATTGAGCAGCTGGTGAGCAGCATCGTGTCAGGAACTTTGTCTGCCAAGGACAGGAGTGCTCAGAAGAACTCTCCTGAATACTG GTTCCTGTCCGACGAGGAGAGCCTGGAGTACAAATACTACAGGCTGAGGCTGTCAGAGGTGCAGAGGAGGAGCCtgcctggggaaggagctgccccAGAGTCCCTGCGGGCCCTGCTCTACGCCAGGAGAGTGGCCAGCATCAAAAAGAGActtttcaaggggaaaaaaaaacctgcctttGTCCCTCCCCgtgccagcagggccaggaagGTGAGGAGGGCAAGCAGGGGCACCCAGACCGTGCTGTCAGCTGGGACAGTGCTGAAGCACCCAGACCAAAATCTTCCAGGTGCAGCCCAGGCCAAGGTTGCCCTGGCAGAGCCCGGGCTGGCCCAGGCTGGCCTGGGTGCCACCTCGGCCTCCCaaggtgccagcagctcccaggtggCCgtgccagcagaggaggaggcaggTCCTGAGGgtccagcagcatctcctgagctcctgccagccctgggctctcAGTTTCCTGATG TGGATGCCAAAACCATGGAAACTGCAGAGAAACTCGCCAGGTTTGTGGCTCAGGTAGGGCCAGAGATTGAGCAGTTCAGCATTGACAACAGTGCAGACAACCCCGACCTCTG GTTCCTCCAGGATCCCACCAGCCCCGCCTTCAAATTCTACCGCATGAAagttttccagctgtgcccctcCATCACCTTCAGCCCCGAGGCTGCAgaagctgccacagctgcagggacagccctggagaacgaggaggacgaggaggaagaagaggaagaagaagaagaagaagaagaagaggaagaagctgAGTTTGAACCCTCCCAACCTCAGggggacgaggaggaggaggaggaggaggatgaggaggacgTGGCAGCAG GcacccggcccggcccccggcgCGCGCTTCCCCCGCAAAAGGGTCAGCTCCAAGTCCCTGAAAGTGGGCATGATCCCTGCCCCAAAAAGGATCTGCCTCATCCAGGAGCCCAAAG TGCATGA